One Methylosinus sp. LW4 genomic region harbors:
- the cysW gene encoding sulfate ABC transporter permease subunit CysW, whose translation MSEATTSAALAPAVALAPPRSVTEETPLTRYALIGVAVAFLGLFLLLPLAVVFTEALAKGAGAFFATFEEPDARAAIRLTLIVAAIVVPLNASFGVCAAWAIAKFSFPGKSVLITLIDLPFSVSPVVSGLVYVLVFGSQGLLGPTFSAWGIQVVFAIPGIVLATIFVTFPFVARELIPLMQEQGTVEEEAALTLGASGFRTFLTVTLPNIKWGLLYGVLLANARAMGEFGAVSVVSGHIRGLTNTIPLQVEILYNEYNIVSAFALASLLAGLALVTLGIKTLLEWRYAGQIAGRRRH comes from the coding sequence ATGTCTGAGGCGACCACATCCGCGGCGCTCGCGCCCGCCGTCGCGCTCGCGCCGCCACGCAGCGTGACGGAGGAGACGCCGCTCACGCGCTATGCGCTCATCGGCGTCGCCGTGGCCTTTCTCGGCCTCTTCCTTCTGCTGCCGCTCGCGGTCGTCTTTACCGAGGCGCTGGCCAAAGGCGCAGGGGCTTTCTTCGCGACTTTCGAGGAGCCGGACGCCCGCGCGGCGATCCGCCTCACGCTCATCGTCGCGGCGATCGTCGTGCCGCTCAACGCTTCATTCGGCGTCTGCGCGGCCTGGGCCATCGCCAAATTCTCCTTTCCCGGCAAGAGCGTGCTCATCACGCTCATCGATCTGCCCTTCTCCGTCTCGCCGGTGGTGTCGGGCCTCGTCTATGTGCTGGTCTTCGGCTCGCAGGGGCTGCTCGGCCCTACATTCTCGGCCTGGGGAATTCAGGTCGTCTTCGCCATTCCCGGCATTGTTCTCGCGACGATCTTCGTCACCTTTCCCTTCGTCGCGCGCGAGCTGATCCCGCTCATGCAGGAGCAGGGGACAGTGGAGGAGGAGGCGGCGCTGACGCTCGGGGCGAGCGGCTTTCGTACTTTTCTCACGGTGACATTGCCCAACATCAAATGGGGCCTGCTCTATGGCGTGCTCCTCGCAAACGCCCGCGCCATGGGCGAGTTCGGCGCGGTTTCGGTCGTCTCCGGCCATATTCGCGGCCTGACCAACACGATACCTCTCCAGGTGGAGATCCTCTACAATGAGTATAACATCGTCTCGGCGTTCGCCCTCGCCTCCCTCCTGGCTGGGCTGGCTCTCGTCACTCTTGGAATCAAGACGCTCCTCGAATGGCGCTACGCCGGCCAAATCGCCGGTCGCCGACGTCACTGA
- the cysT gene encoding sulfate ABC transporter permease subunit CysT has product MSAAAPVANKKARSFTAPSVIPGFRVTFGFTIFYLSLVVLFPLSLLIFRASSLGLSGLYGIAVEPRVAAALRTSFFISFAAAAIDVVFGLIAAWVLTRYEFPGRRFLDAIVDLPFALPTAVAGIALAALYAPNGWLGEPLADYDIKIAFTRWGILVALVFVGLPFVVRTVQPLLAEIDSELEEASATLGASRAQTVWRVLLPPILPALLTGFALAFARSVGEYGSVIFIAGNLAYISEIAPLLIIVKLEQFDYAGATGIATIMLAISFSVLLAINLIQAWSQKRFGHV; this is encoded by the coding sequence ATGAGCGCCGCTGCGCCCGTCGCGAACAAGAAGGCTCGGAGCTTCACGGCTCCGAGCGTCATCCCCGGATTCCGGGTGACTTTCGGCTTCACCATCTTCTATCTGAGCCTCGTCGTCCTGTTTCCTCTTTCGCTGCTGATTTTCCGCGCCTCCTCGCTCGGTCTTTCCGGCCTCTATGGAATAGCGGTGGAGCCGCGCGTCGCCGCGGCGCTGCGCACCAGCTTTTTCATCTCCTTCGCCGCCGCCGCGATCGATGTCGTTTTCGGCCTCATCGCCGCCTGGGTGCTGACGCGCTATGAATTTCCGGGCCGGCGCTTTCTCGACGCCATCGTCGATCTGCCCTTCGCCCTTCCCACGGCGGTCGCCGGCATTGCGCTCGCCGCGCTCTATGCGCCCAATGGCTGGTTGGGCGAGCCGCTCGCCGATTACGACATAAAGATCGCCTTCACGCGCTGGGGCATTCTCGTCGCCCTGGTGTTCGTCGGCCTGCCTTTCGTCGTGCGCACTGTGCAGCCGCTGCTCGCCGAGATCGACTCGGAGCTCGAGGAGGCGTCGGCGACGCTCGGCGCGAGCCGCGCGCAGACGGTGTGGCGCGTGCTGCTGCCGCCGATCCTGCCCGCCTTGCTCACTGGTTTCGCTCTGGCTTTTGCGCGGAGCGTCGGCGAATATGGCTCGGTGATCTTCATCGCCGGCAATCTCGCCTATATTTCGGAAATCGCGCCCTTGCTGATCATCGTCAAGCTCGAGCAGTTCGACTATGCGGGCGCGACGGGCATTGCGACCATCATGCTCGCGATTTCGTTTTCCGTGCTGCTGGCGATCAATCTGATCCAGGCCTGGAGCCAAAAGAGGTTCGGGCATGTCTGA
- a CDS encoding sulfate ABC transporter substrate-binding protein, with the protein MFAASLSIFVDATAQAATSLLNVSYDPTRELYKAINPAFAADWKAKTGETIELQASHAGSGAQARAVIDGLAADVVTLALAADIDAIVNKTGKIAPDWQKKLPNNASPYTSTIVFLVRKGNPKKIKNWDDLAKPGVAVVTPNPKTSGGARWNYLGAWGYALKKFGGDEAKTKEFVKAIYKNAPVLDTGARGSTITFAQRGLGDVLIAWENEAFLAFEEFGKDKFEIVVPSSSILAEPPVAVVDGNVDAKGTRKAAEAYVNFLYTPAAQAIIAKNYYRPAHPEFAAKEDLKRLPKLELFTVDQVFGGWTNAQKTHFADGGVFDDIQKQ; encoded by the coding sequence ATGTTCGCCGCGAGCCTGTCGATTTTCGTCGACGCGACGGCGCAGGCGGCGACCTCGCTGCTCAATGTCTCCTATGATCCCACCCGCGAGCTTTATAAGGCGATCAATCCCGCCTTCGCCGCCGATTGGAAGGCGAAGACCGGCGAGACGATCGAGCTCCAGGCCTCTCATGCCGGTTCTGGCGCGCAGGCGCGCGCGGTGATCGACGGCCTCGCGGCCGATGTCGTGACCCTGGCGCTCGCCGCCGACATAGACGCGATTGTGAACAAGACCGGCAAGATCGCGCCCGATTGGCAGAAGAAGCTGCCGAACAACGCCTCGCCCTATACTTCGACGATCGTCTTCCTGGTCCGCAAGGGCAATCCGAAGAAGATCAAGAATTGGGACGATCTCGCCAAGCCCGGCGTCGCGGTCGTCACGCCCAATCCCAAGACCTCCGGCGGCGCGCGCTGGAACTATCTCGGCGCCTGGGGCTATGCGCTCAAGAAATTCGGCGGCGACGAGGCCAAGACCAAGGAATTCGTCAAGGCCATCTATAAGAACGCCCCGGTGCTCGACACCGGCGCGCGCGGCTCGACGATCACCTTCGCTCAGCGCGGTCTCGGCGACGTGCTGATCGCCTGGGAGAACGAGGCCTTCCTCGCCTTCGAGGAATTCGGCAAGGACAAGTTCGAGATCGTCGTTCCTTCGAGCTCGATTCTCGCCGAGCCGCCGGTCGCGGTCGTCGACGGCAATGTCGACGCCAAGGGGACGCGCAAGGCCGCCGAGGCCTATGTGAATTTCCTCTACACGCCGGCTGCGCAGGCGATCATCGCCAAGAATTACTATCGCCCCGCGCATCCCGAATTCGCGGCCAAGGAAGATCTGAAGCGGCTTCCCAAGCTCGAGCTCTTCACCGTCGATCAGGTCTTCGGCGGCTGGACCAATGCGCAGAAGACGCATTTCGCCGATGGCGGCGTCTTCGACGATATTCAGAAGCAGTAA
- the amoB gene encoding bacterial ammonia monooxygenase, subunit AmoB, protein MKLLERMAVLATGRVARLFGLGMAAAVAATMGSVAPASAHGEKSQQAFLRMRTLNWYDVKWSKTSLNVNESLVLSGKVHVFSAWPQAVANPKSSFLNAGEPGPVLVRTAQFIGEQFAPRSVSLEVGKDYAFSIELKARRAGRWHVHAQINVEGGGPIIGPGQWIEIKGDMADFKDPVTLLDGTTVDLETYGIDRIYAWHFPWMIAAAAWILYWFFKKGLIASYLRVSEGKEDEQIGDDDRRVGAIVLAVTILATIIGYAVTNSTFPRTIPLQAGLQKPLTPITEEGTVGVGSKVVTADLKGGVYKVPGRELTVQVKITNKTDEPLKLGEYTAAGLRFLNPDVFTTKPEFPDYLLADRGLSTDPTPIAPGETKTIEIKVQDARWDIERLSDLAYDTDSQIGGLLFFFGPSGKRYATEIGGPVIPKFVAGDMP, encoded by the coding sequence ATGAAACTGTTGGAGAGAATGGCCGTGCTGGCGACGGGACGCGTCGCTCGGCTCTTCGGCCTGGGCATGGCGGCTGCGGTCGCTGCGACGATGGGCTCCGTCGCTCCGGCGTCGGCGCACGGCGAGAAGTCGCAGCAGGCGTTCCTGCGCATGCGCACGCTGAACTGGTATGACGTGAAGTGGTCGAAGACGTCTCTGAACGTCAACGAGTCGCTGGTGCTTTCGGGCAAGGTGCACGTGTTCTCGGCTTGGCCGCAGGCCGTGGCGAACCCGAAGTCGTCGTTCCTGAACGCCGGCGAGCCCGGCCCGGTTCTGGTTCGCACGGCTCAGTTCATCGGCGAGCAGTTCGCTCCGCGTTCGGTTTCGCTCGAGGTTGGCAAGGACTACGCCTTCTCGATCGAGCTGAAGGCGCGCCGCGCCGGCCGTTGGCACGTCCATGCGCAGATCAACGTCGAAGGCGGCGGCCCGATCATCGGACCCGGCCAGTGGATCGAGATCAAGGGCGACATGGCCGACTTCAAGGACCCGGTCACGCTGCTGGACGGCACGACCGTGGACCTCGAGACCTACGGCATCGACCGCATCTACGCCTGGCACTTCCCGTGGATGATCGCGGCTGCGGCCTGGATCCTCTACTGGTTCTTCAAGAAGGGCCTCATCGCTTCCTACCTGCGCGTCAGCGAAGGCAAGGAAGACGAGCAGATCGGTGACGACGACCGTCGCGTCGGCGCTATCGTTCTGGCGGTGACGATCCTCGCGACGATCATCGGCTACGCTGTCACCAACAGCACCTTCCCGCGCACGATCCCGCTTCAGGCCGGCTTGCAGAAGCCGCTGACGCCGATCACCGAGGAAGGCACTGTGGGCGTCGGCTCCAAGGTCGTCACGGCCGATCTCAAGGGCGGCGTCTACAAGGTGCCGGGCCGCGAGCTGACGGTTCAGGTGAAGATCACGAACAAGACGGACGAGCCGCTGAAGCTCGGCGAGTATACGGCGGCGGGTCTCCGCTTCCTGAACCCCGACGTGTTCACGACGAAGCCGGAGTTCCCCGACTATCTGCTGGCGGACCGTGGTCTGTCGACGGATCCGACGCCGATCGCGCCGGGTGAGACGAAGACGATCGAGATCAAGGTGCAGGACGCGCGTTGGGACATCGAGCGTCTCTCCGACCTCGCCTATGACACGGACAGCCAGATCGGCGGTCTGCTGTTCTTCTTCGGCCCGTCGGGCAAGCGCTACGCCACCGAAATCGGCGGCCCGGTCATTCCGAAGTTCGTCGCCGGCGACATGCCCTGA
- the amoA gene encoding bacterial ammonia monooxygenase, subunit AmoA produces MSTSKSGGAIGPFHSVAEAAGCVKTSDWLILTLLFLAVLGGYHIHFMLTAGDWDFWVDWKDRRMWPTVIPILGVTFAAAAQAFLWENFRLPFGATFAVLGLLIGEWINRYVNFWGWTYFPISLVFPSALVVPALWLDIILLLSGSYVITAVVGALGWGLLFYPNNWPAIAAFHQATEQHGQLMSLADLIGLHFVRTSMPEYIRMVERGTLRTFGKDVVPVAAFFSGFVSMLVYFLWWFVGKWYSTTKVITKI; encoded by the coding sequence ATGTCTACATCGAAGAGCGGGGGGGCTATCGGGCCTTTCCATTCTGTCGCGGAAGCGGCGGGATGCGTTAAGACCTCCGATTGGCTGATTCTGACGCTGCTGTTTCTGGCAGTGCTGGGCGGCTATCATATTCACTTCATGCTGACGGCCGGCGACTGGGACTTCTGGGTCGACTGGAAAGACCGTCGTATGTGGCCGACGGTCATCCCGATCCTGGGCGTGACCTTCGCGGCTGCGGCTCAGGCGTTCCTGTGGGAGAACTTCCGTCTCCCGTTCGGCGCGACCTTCGCGGTTCTGGGTCTGCTCATCGGCGAGTGGATCAACCGTTACGTGAACTTCTGGGGCTGGACCTATTTCCCGATCAGCCTGGTGTTCCCGTCCGCTCTGGTCGTTCCGGCTCTGTGGCTGGACATCATCCTGCTGCTGTCGGGCTCCTATGTGATCACGGCTGTGGTCGGCGCCCTGGGCTGGGGTCTGCTGTTCTACCCGAACAACTGGCCGGCGATCGCCGCCTTCCATCAGGCGACGGAGCAGCATGGTCAGCTGATGTCTCTGGCTGATCTGATCGGCCTCCACTTCGTCCGCACCTCGATGCCGGAATACATCCGCATGGTCGAGCGCGGCACGCTGCGCACCTTCGGTAAGGACGTCGTGCCGGTGGCCGCGTTCTTCTCGGGCTTCGTGTCGATGCTCGTGTACTTCCTGTGGTGGTTCGTCGGTAAGTGGTACTCCACCACGAAGGTGATCACCAAGATCTGA
- the amoC gene encoding bacterial ammonia monooxygenase, subunit AmoC, whose amino-acid sequence MSVTTETSAGAAAGSDAIVDLKGMWIGVAVLNVFYLFIRIYEQIFGWRAGLDSFAPEFQTYWLTMLWTEIPLELVAGLGLAGYLWKTRDRNVDAVSPREELRRHVVLLQWLTVYSVAIYWGASFFTEQDGTWHMTVIRDTDFTPSHIIEFYLSYPIYSIFGVGSFFYAKTRIPFFAHGYSLAFLIVAIGPFMIIPNVGLNEWGHTFWFMEELFVAPLHWGFVFFGWMALGVFGVVLQILAGVKRLLGKDGVAALIG is encoded by the coding sequence ATGAGCGTAACGACAGAGACATCGGCCGGCGCAGCCGCCGGCTCAGATGCCATCGTGGACCTGAAGGGCATGTGGATCGGCGTTGCCGTCCTCAATGTTTTCTACCTCTTCATCCGCATCTATGAGCAGATCTTCGGCTGGCGCGCGGGCCTCGACTCGTTCGCTCCCGAGTTCCAGACCTATTGGCTGACGATGCTGTGGACGGAAATTCCGCTCGAGCTCGTGGCTGGTCTGGGCCTCGCCGGCTATCTGTGGAAGACCCGCGACCGCAATGTCGACGCGGTTTCTCCGCGTGAGGAGCTTCGCCGTCACGTCGTGCTGCTGCAGTGGCTGACGGTCTACTCGGTGGCCATCTACTGGGGCGCCAGCTTCTTCACGGAGCAGGACGGCACCTGGCATATGACCGTGATTCGCGACACGGACTTCACGCCGTCGCACATCATCGAGTTCTATCTCAGCTATCCGATCTACTCGATCTTCGGCGTCGGCTCGTTCTTCTACGCCAAGACCCGCATTCCGTTCTTCGCGCACGGCTATTCGCTGGCGTTCCTGATCGTGGCCATCGGCCCGTTCATGATCATCCCGAACGTCGGCCTGAACGAGTGGGGCCACACCTTCTGGTTCATGGAAGAGCTGTTCGTCGCTCCGCTGCATTGGGGCTTCGTGTTCTTCGGCTGGATGGCGCTGGGCGTGTTCGGCGTGGTCCTTCAGATCCTGGCCGGCGTGAAGCGCCTGCTGGGCAAGGACGGCGTTGCGGCGCTGATCGGCTGA
- the folK gene encoding 2-amino-4-hydroxy-6-hydroxymethyldihydropteridine diphosphokinase, protein MTTAETRVGFGFGSNLGDKPANIRRAVALLEERGIARLDAVSRLYRTPPWGDVDQGDFANACALGWTRLSPYELLAAVKTIEADMGRTPTRRWGPRLIDVDILFLGDHTMDDPELTLPHKELFSRAFVLKPLAEIGPDLTLDGASVARAAAEAAAEGIGIWEEKSTDAR, encoded by the coding sequence ATGACGACGGCTGAAACGCGGGTCGGCTTTGGATTCGGCAGCAATCTCGGGGACAAGCCCGCCAATATTCGCCGCGCGGTCGCTCTGCTGGAGGAACGCGGGATCGCGCGCCTCGACGCCGTGTCGCGCCTCTATCGGACGCCGCCCTGGGGTGATGTCGATCAGGGCGATTTCGCCAATGCTTGCGCGCTCGGCTGGACCCGTTTGTCGCCCTATGAGCTGCTCGCCGCGGTGAAGACGATAGAAGCCGATATGGGCCGCACGCCGACGCGTCGCTGGGGACCGCGGCTGATCGACGTCGACATCCTCTTTCTCGGCGATCACACAATGGACGATCCCGAGCTCACTTTGCCGCATAAGGAGCTGTTTTCGAGAGCTTTCGTGCTGAAGCCGCTGGCGGAGATCGGCCCCGATCTGACGCTCGACGGCGCCTCGGTCGCGCGGGCGGCCGCCGAAGCGGCTGCGGAGGGGATCGGAATTTGGGAGGAAAAGTCTACGGATGCCCGATGA
- the folP gene encoding dihydropteroate synthase gives MGIVNVTPDSFSDGGRFFAPEAALAQAQKLAADGADIVDIGAESTRPGHTPLTAEEEWSRLAPLLETLVAQCGVPVSIDTYKAQTARRALAAGVTIINDIWGLQRDPDMAPAIAEAGAGVVVMHNRAEVAPDIDIVSDMLSFFERSLEIAAAAGVPESRVILDPGVGFGKTREQDFAALRGVPQLMRFGLPVLIGVSRKRLFGALLGAEVDARLIATVAANLIAALEGARIFRVHDAAEHKAAFAVLDTLTQGKARI, from the coding sequence ATGGGCATCGTCAATGTGACGCCCGATTCCTTTTCCGATGGCGGCCGCTTCTTCGCGCCCGAGGCCGCGCTGGCGCAGGCGCAAAAGCTCGCCGCCGACGGCGCGGACATTGTCGATATCGGCGCCGAATCGACCCGCCCCGGCCATACGCCGCTGACCGCCGAAGAGGAGTGGAGCCGTCTCGCGCCGCTGCTCGAGACGCTGGTCGCGCAATGCGGCGTTCCGGTCTCCATCGACACCTATAAGGCGCAGACGGCGCGCCGGGCGCTCGCCGCCGGCGTGACGATCATCAATGATATCTGGGGCTTGCAGCGCGACCCCGATATGGCTCCGGCGATCGCCGAGGCCGGCGCCGGCGTCGTCGTCATGCACAATCGCGCGGAGGTCGCGCCGGATATCGACATCGTCTCCGACATGCTGTCCTTTTTCGAGCGCTCGCTGGAGATCGCCGCCGCCGCCGGCGTGCCGGAATCGCGCGTGATTCTCGATCCGGGCGTCGGCTTCGGCAAGACACGCGAGCAGGATTTCGCGGCGCTGCGGGGCGTTCCGCAGCTCATGCGATTCGGGCTGCCCGTGCTCATCGGCGTGTCGCGAAAGCGCTTGTTCGGCGCTCTGCTCGGCGCCGAGGTGGATGCGCGCCTCATCGCCACAGTGGCGGCCAATCTGATCGCGGCGCTGGAGGGCGCGCGGATTTTCCGCGTCCATGACGCCGCCGAGCACAAAGCGGCCTTCGCCGTGCTCGACACTCTGACACAGGGAAAAGCACGCATATGA
- a CDS encoding 4a-hydroxytetrahydrobiopterin dehydratase, whose product MAEERAYSPEEITARLAAELPHWRLENGWIRRKFKTHGWKGTLMVVNTVGHLAEAAWHHPDIAASYAWVEVKLMTHTAKGVTDKDFELARKIEDVVSWRPGKEGGALEGTPETDQRFAYIKYD is encoded by the coding sequence ATGGCCGAGGAGCGCGCATATTCGCCAGAAGAGATAACCGCTCGCCTCGCCGCCGAGCTTCCGCATTGGCGGCTCGAGAACGGCTGGATTCGGCGTAAGTTCAAGACTCACGGCTGGAAGGGCACGCTGATGGTCGTCAACACGGTCGGCCATCTCGCCGAGGCCGCCTGGCACCATCCCGACATTGCGGCTTCCTACGCCTGGGTCGAGGTGAAGCTGATGACCCATACGGCCAAGGGCGTGACCGACAAGGATTTCGAGCTGGCGCGCAAGATCGAGGACGTCGTGTCCTGGCGTCCCGGCAAGGAGGGCGGCGCGCTCGAGGGAACGCCGGAGACGGATCAGCGCTTCGCCTATATCAAATACGACTGA
- a CDS encoding beta-ribofuranosylaminobenzene 5'-phosphate synthase family protein, which translates to MPISVSVVAAARLHLGFLDMNGALGRKFGGLGLSIDAPATRLTLQPAENMEASGPDAERALALLEKATAALAPGKRYRLDIGEAIPPHSGLGSGTQLALAIAAALRRIEDLPQNVEADAALLQRGARSGLGAGLFTRGGLVVDGGRGADTMTPPVVSRLAFPQDWRILLVSDPASIGLHGAEERKAFAELPPFSEEDAGRLCRLVLMQALPAAAEADFSAFGAAITAIQAIVGDYFAPAQGGRRFTSAAVEALLARLAQAGATGLGQTSWGPTGFAFAPDEAEARRLEALARGAAEASGLTLAVVAGADRGARIDAVYAKIA; encoded by the coding sequence ATGCCGATCAGCGTGAGCGTTGTCGCCGCGGCGAGACTGCATCTCGGCTTCCTGGACATGAATGGCGCGCTCGGCCGCAAATTCGGCGGGCTCGGCCTCTCCATTGACGCGCCGGCGACGCGACTGACGCTGCAGCCTGCTGAAAATATGGAGGCTTCCGGCCCCGATGCGGAGCGGGCGCTCGCACTGCTCGAGAAGGCGACCGCCGCTCTCGCGCCCGGCAAGCGCTATCGGCTCGATATTGGCGAGGCGATCCCTCCCCATTCCGGCCTCGGCTCGGGCACGCAGCTGGCGCTGGCCATAGCGGCCGCGCTGCGCCGCATAGAGGATCTGCCACAGAATGTGGAGGCGGATGCGGCTCTGCTGCAACGCGGCGCGCGGTCGGGCCTCGGCGCTGGGCTGTTCACGCGCGGGGGGCTGGTGGTGGACGGCGGCCGCGGCGCCGACACGATGACTCCGCCGGTGGTCTCTCGTCTCGCCTTCCCGCAGGATTGGCGCATTCTGCTCGTCTCGGACCCGGCCTCGATCGGCCTGCACGGCGCCGAGGAGCGCAAGGCCTTCGCCGAGCTGCCGCCATTCTCGGAGGAGGACGCGGGACGATTGTGCCGGCTGGTGCTGATGCAGGCTCTGCCGGCGGCGGCGGAGGCGGATTTTTCGGCGTTTGGCGCCGCGATCACCGCCATTCAGGCGATCGTCGGGGACTATTTTGCGCCAGCGCAGGGCGGTCGGCGCTTTACCAGCGCGGCGGTCGAAGCTCTGCTCGCGCGTTTGGCGCAGGCGGGCGCCACGGGTCTCGGCCAGACCTCCTGGGGGCCGACCGGCTTCGCCTTCGCGCCCGATGAGGCGGAGGCGCGCCGCCTCGAGGCTTTGGCGCGCGGCGCGGCCGAGGCCAGCGGATTGACGCTGGCCGTCGTCGCAGGGGCGGATCGCGGCGCGCGCATAGACGCCGTCTATGCGAAGATCGCCTGA
- a CDS encoding haloacid dehalogenase type II — protein sequence MKLLRFLLLSLFCLAFAGLARAETPPRYKAVAFDYFVLFDANSVIPAVEAAYPGKGVEFTNLWRAKQFEYCFLRSITGRHADFFEVTGDALAYAAQAMKLDLPPATRERLMNAYLTLAPWPDTLDALRRLKAAGVRVITIANFSGKMLSANAEHAGLTGYFDELLSTEVNATYKPDPKAYALGMERLHLAKEEILFAAFGSWDAYGAKAFGYPTIWVNRFGLPAEKLGVTPDVVAPDMKALLELVLGRS from the coding sequence ATGAAATTGCTCAGATTCCTCCTACTTTCGCTGTTCTGCCTCGCCTTCGCGGGGCTCGCTCGCGCCGAGACGCCGCCGCGCTACAAGGCGGTCGCCTTCGACTATTTCGTGCTCTTCGACGCCAATTCGGTGATCCCGGCGGTCGAGGCGGCCTATCCGGGCAAGGGCGTGGAATTCACCAACCTCTGGCGCGCCAAGCAGTTCGAATATTGCTTTCTGCGCTCGATCACAGGCCGCCATGCGGATTTTTTCGAGGTGACGGGCGATGCGCTCGCCTATGCGGCGCAGGCAATGAAGCTAGATCTGCCCCCGGCGACACGCGAGCGCCTCATGAATGCCTATCTGACGCTCGCTCCCTGGCCGGACACGCTGGACGCTTTGCGCCGGCTGAAGGCCGCTGGCGTGCGCGTCATCACGATCGCGAATTTCAGCGGAAAAATGCTGTCGGCCAATGCGGAGCACGCCGGCCTCACAGGCTATTTCGACGAATTGCTGAGCACGGAGGTCAATGCGACCTACAAGCCCGATCCCAAGGCCTATGCGCTGGGGATGGAGCGGCTGCATCTCGCCAAGGAGGAGATTCTCTTCGCCGCTTTCGGCAGCTGGGACGCCTACGGAGCCAAGGCTTTCGGCTATCCGACCATTTGGGTCAACCGTTTCGGCCTGCCGGCGGAAAAGCTCGGCGTCACGCCGGATGTCGTCGCCCCGGATATGAAAGCGCTGCTGGAGCTGGTTCTCGGCCGCTCGTGA
- a CDS encoding acid phosphatase: protein MKKTAAFLSVLALLCAPAAAREGFVTPEQSHPLEILATPPAPHSPTSDAELAELHRIEAARTAEQAARAKADDENQTIFLYRTVFGEKFSKENLPAVEALGARLKADESANTGAAKDAFHRIRPYNVDKTLHPVCKTKAKDDSYPSGHTTVGYLMGLALIDIVPERRDEILARADDYAHNRLVCGVHFPSDVAAARLVAYAVHAIMELDPAYRKDIDAARAELRSALGLARAN from the coding sequence ATGAAGAAGACCGCCGCGTTCCTTTCGGTTCTCGCTCTGCTCTGCGCGCCCGCAGCCGCGCGCGAGGGCTTTGTGACGCCAGAGCAGAGCCATCCGCTCGAGATTCTCGCGACCCCGCCCGCTCCGCATTCCCCGACGAGCGACGCCGAGCTCGCCGAGCTGCATCGCATCGAGGCTGCGCGCACCGCGGAGCAGGCCGCGCGCGCCAAGGCCGACGATGAAAATCAGACGATCTTCCTCTATCGCACCGTCTTCGGCGAGAAATTCAGCAAGGAGAATCTGCCGGCTGTCGAGGCTCTCGGCGCCCGGCTGAAGGCCGACGAATCCGCCAATACCGGCGCCGCCAAGGACGCCTTCCATCGCATCCGGCCTTACAATGTCGACAAGACATTGCACCCCGTCTGCAAGACCAAGGCGAAGGACGATTCCTATCCGAGCGGCCATACGACGGTCGGATATCTCATGGGCTTGGCGCTGATCGACATCGTCCCCGAGCGTCGCGACGAAATTCTCGCGCGGGCCGACGACTACGCCCATAATCGGCTCGTCTGCGGCGTGCATTTCCCGAGCGATGTCGCTGCGGCGCGTCTCGTCGCCTATGCGGTGCATGCGATCATGGAGCTCGATCCCGCCTATCGCAAGGACATAGACGCCGCACGGGCGGAGCTGCGCAGCGCGCTGGGTCTCGCCCGCGCCAATTGA